Proteins encoded in a region of the Streptomyces violaceoruber genome:
- a CDS encoding cytidine deaminase, translating to MTTETPGLDPEDRKIVTLARSARARNGVPEGAAVRDETGRTYVAGTVALDSLKLSALRTAVAMAVASGAKSLEAAAVVTEAGSASDEDRAAVRDLGGAKTPVLVAAPDGTVRAAVSAG from the coding sequence ATGACCACCGAGACTCCCGGCCTCGACCCCGAGGACCGCAAGATCGTCACCCTGGCCCGCTCGGCCCGCGCCCGCAACGGCGTGCCCGAGGGCGCGGCCGTTCGCGACGAGACCGGCCGCACGTACGTCGCCGGGACCGTCGCCCTGGACTCCCTGAAGCTCAGCGCCCTGCGTACGGCGGTGGCGATGGCGGTGGCGTCCGGCGCGAAGTCCCTGGAGGCCGCGGCCGTGGTGACGGAGGCCGGGTCGGCGTCGGACGAGGACCGGGCGGCGGTACGGGACCTGGGCGGGGCGAAGACGCCGGTGCTGGTGGCCGCGCCCGACGGCACGGTGCGGGCCGCGGTGAGCGCGGGCTGA
- the era gene encoding GTPase Era, protein MSVRTQSSEEPAETVHRAGFACFVGRPNAGKSTLTNALVGQKVAITSNRPQTTRHTVRGIVHREDAQLILVDTPGLHKPRTLLGERLNDVVRTTWAEVDVIGFCLPANEKLGPGDRFIAKELAGIRKTPKVAIVTKTDLVDSKTLAEQLIAIDQLGKELGIAWAEIVPVSATANQQVDLLADLLTPLLPEGPALYPEGDLTDEPEQVMVAELIREAALEGVRDELPHSIAVVVEEMLPREDRPADKPLLDIHANVYIERPSQKGIIIGPKGKRLKDVGIKSRTQIEALLGTPVFLDLHVKVAKDWQRDPKQLRRLGF, encoded by the coding sequence ATGAGCGTTCGTACCCAGTCATCCGAAGAACCGGCCGAGACTGTTCACCGGGCCGGCTTCGCCTGCTTCGTGGGCCGTCCCAACGCGGGCAAGTCCACCCTGACGAACGCTCTGGTCGGGCAGAAGGTGGCGATCACCTCCAACCGCCCGCAGACCACCCGGCACACCGTGCGGGGCATCGTGCACCGCGAGGACGCGCAGCTGATCCTGGTGGACACCCCGGGGCTGCACAAGCCGCGCACCCTGCTGGGCGAGCGGCTGAACGACGTGGTGCGCACCACGTGGGCCGAGGTGGACGTCATCGGCTTCTGCCTGCCGGCGAACGAGAAGCTGGGCCCCGGCGACCGCTTCATCGCCAAGGAGCTGGCGGGGATCAGGAAGACCCCGAAGGTCGCGATCGTCACCAAGACCGACCTGGTGGACTCCAAGACGCTGGCCGAGCAGCTGATCGCGATCGACCAGCTGGGCAAGGAGCTGGGGATCGCCTGGGCGGAGATCGTCCCGGTGTCCGCCACGGCGAACCAGCAGGTGGACCTGCTCGCCGACCTCCTCACCCCGCTGCTGCCCGAGGGTCCGGCGCTCTATCCCGAGGGCGACCTGACGGACGAGCCCGAGCAGGTCATGGTCGCGGAGCTGATCCGCGAGGCCGCGCTGGAGGGCGTACGGGACGAGCTGCCGCACTCCATCGCGGTGGTCGTCGAGGAGATGCTCCCGCGCGAGGACCGCCCCGCGGACAAGCCCCTCCTGGACATCCACGCCAACGTCTACATCGAGCGCCCCAGCCAGAAGGGCATCATCATCGGCCCCAAGGGCAAGCGCCTGAAGGACGTCGGCATCAAGTCCCGCACCCAGATCGAGGCCCTCCTCGGGACCCCGGTCTTCCTGGACCTGCACGTGAAGGTCGCCAAGGACTGGCAGCGCGACCCGAAGCAGCTGCGGCGGCTCGGGTTCTGA
- a CDS encoding MFS transporter, with the protein MAIDTTPTPTPAPVAEQQAAPRLSARDRLILFVLCAAQFMVALDFSVLNVALPVLGADLGMSTSALQWAVTAFALPSGGFLLLFGRMGDLYGRRRLFLAGLALFGAASLLATLAWDPASFLAGRALQGLGAAAIVPTGMSLLTTTFPEGPARDRALGISGTLLSLGFTVGMVAGGVLTDLLSWRSTMGLLALFALIVLPLAPRLLPDSLPRSLEGVGRAPLPERPRLDVPGAVTVTGGLLSLIYALTTAAEHGFGRTDVLVTLGAGLLLLAAFVAVESRSAAPLVSLPMLRRRTVAWGNLGGLVTFSTMSTVVFVLTLYLQEVLRLSAFETGLVFGVQGLLSVVAGSLAPRVIGRFGARRTLVGSLAGQGLLGLPLLVMGEGSWSVVLATAAVSLASMCHLGAIISYGLTVTSGVPDEEQGLATGLVTSTQQVGITVGIPLLGVLATTATDLRSGVHTVLVLDAAIVLAAAVLVAVGLRSNRPAGSGAVEAEPLRAR; encoded by the coding sequence ATGGCGATCGACACCACCCCGACTCCCACCCCGGCCCCCGTTGCCGAACAGCAGGCCGCTCCCCGGCTCTCGGCCCGCGACCGGCTCATCCTGTTCGTGCTCTGCGCGGCCCAGTTCATGGTCGCGCTCGACTTCTCCGTCCTGAACGTCGCCCTGCCCGTGCTCGGCGCGGACCTCGGCATGAGCACCTCCGCCCTCCAGTGGGCGGTCACCGCGTTCGCGCTGCCGTCCGGCGGGTTCCTGCTGCTCTTCGGCCGCATGGGCGACCTCTACGGCCGGCGGCGGCTCTTCCTCGCCGGGCTCGCGCTCTTCGGCGCCGCCTCCCTGCTGGCCACCCTCGCCTGGGACCCGGCCTCCTTCCTCGCCGGGCGCGCCCTCCAGGGCCTCGGCGCGGCGGCCATCGTCCCGACCGGCATGTCGCTGCTGACGACGACCTTCCCGGAGGGCCCCGCCCGCGACCGCGCCCTCGGCATCTCCGGCACCCTGCTCTCGCTCGGCTTCACCGTCGGCATGGTGGCCGGCGGCGTCCTGACCGACCTGCTGAGCTGGCGTTCCACCATGGGCCTGCTCGCCCTGTTCGCCCTGATCGTGCTGCCCCTCGCGCCCCGCCTGCTGCCCGACTCCCTCCCCCGCAGCCTCGAAGGCGTGGGACGCGCCCCCCTCCCCGAGCGGCCCCGCCTCGACGTCCCCGGTGCGGTCACCGTCACCGGCGGCCTGCTCTCCCTGATCTACGCCCTCACCACGGCCGCCGAGCACGGCTTCGGCCGCACCGACGTCCTCGTCACCCTCGGCGCGGGCCTGCTGCTCCTGGCCGCCTTCGTGGCCGTCGAGTCCCGCAGCGCGGCGCCCCTCGTCTCCCTGCCGATGCTGCGCCGCCGCACGGTGGCCTGGGGCAACCTGGGCGGCCTGGTCACCTTCTCGACGATGTCGACGGTGGTCTTCGTGCTCACCCTGTACCTCCAGGAGGTCCTGCGTCTGAGCGCCTTCGAGACCGGCCTGGTCTTCGGGGTGCAGGGCCTGCTGTCGGTGGTGGCCGGTTCCCTCGCCCCGCGCGTCATCGGCCGCTTCGGTGCCCGCCGCACCCTGGTGGGCTCGCTCGCCGGGCAGGGCCTGCTGGGGCTGCCGCTGCTGGTGATGGGGGAGGGAAGCTGGTCGGTGGTGCTCGCCACGGCCGCCGTGTCCCTCGCCAGCATGTGCCACCTCGGCGCGATCATCTCCTACGGCCTGACCGTCACCTCCGGCGTCCCCGACGAGGAGCAGGGCCTGGCGACCGGCCTGGTCACCTCCACCCAGCAGGTCGGCATCACCGTCGGCATCCCGCTGCTCGGCGTGCTCGCCACCACCGCGACCGACCTGCGCTCCGGCGTCCACACGGTGCTGGTCCTGGACGCGGCGATCGTGCTGGCGGCGGCCGTACTGGTCGCGGTGGGGCTGCGCAGCAACCGCCCGGCGGGCTCAGGGGCGGTCGAGGCGGAGCCGCTCCGCGCGCGGTAG
- a CDS encoding MFS transporter, which yields MHSPAVQSAVRKIFRRVVPLFFVMFVANYMDRVNLGFAQDELRADVGLSAAAFGLGAGIFFIAYAIFEVPSNMLMERFGAKVWLTRIMISWGVVATAMAFVDSVEMFYALRFLLGVAEAGFFPAVIYYFSRWLPDSHRGRATSIFLMGSGTATVIVGPVSGALMELHGIWGHAGWQWMFFIEGVFSVVLGFVVYRFLDSGVEQATWLTDEEKSGLVAAIDAEQDERDARRGGKAAGVSRWKLLADPQMLLFLWIYFAINVALYAVTFWLPSIVDDIGGVSDFQVGLLTAVPWLCALAALFVSGRVSDRIGRRRPVLVVLLLLGGCGTLLAVFVSPWVGLGALCLAAMGFKPASPVFWTIPQSYLDARAAAPGIALINSIGNLGGFVAPTAFGIIEDTTGSTKGGLVGLTVVGFLAALSVLLVRGGGRNDRVRTRPARAVAAPAPETTPGAARTAQPGPATA from the coding sequence GTGCATTCCCCCGCCGTACAGTCCGCCGTCCGCAAGATCTTCCGCCGCGTGGTCCCGCTCTTCTTCGTCATGTTCGTGGCGAACTACATGGACCGCGTCAACCTGGGCTTCGCCCAGGACGAACTCCGCGCCGACGTCGGCCTGTCGGCCGCCGCGTTCGGCCTCGGCGCCGGCATCTTCTTCATCGCGTACGCCATCTTCGAGGTCCCCTCCAACATGCTGATGGAGCGGTTCGGGGCCAAGGTGTGGCTCACCCGCATCATGATCAGCTGGGGTGTCGTCGCCACCGCGATGGCCTTCGTCGACAGCGTGGAGATGTTCTACGCCCTGCGTTTCCTGCTCGGCGTCGCCGAGGCGGGCTTCTTCCCGGCCGTCATCTACTACTTCAGCCGCTGGCTCCCCGACTCCCACCGGGGCCGGGCCACCTCGATCTTCCTGATGGGTTCCGGCACCGCCACCGTCATCGTCGGCCCCGTCTCGGGCGCGCTGATGGAGCTGCACGGGATCTGGGGCCACGCGGGCTGGCAGTGGATGTTCTTCATCGAGGGCGTCTTCTCCGTCGTCCTCGGCTTCGTCGTCTACCGCTTCCTCGACTCGGGCGTCGAGCAGGCCACGTGGCTGACCGACGAGGAGAAGTCCGGCCTGGTCGCGGCCATCGACGCCGAGCAGGACGAACGCGACGCCCGGCGCGGCGGGAAGGCGGCCGGGGTCTCCCGCTGGAAGCTGCTCGCCGACCCCCAGATGCTGCTCTTCCTCTGGATCTACTTCGCCATCAACGTCGCCCTGTACGCGGTGACCTTCTGGCTGCCGTCGATCGTGGACGACATCGGCGGGGTCAGCGACTTCCAGGTGGGGCTGCTGACCGCCGTGCCGTGGCTGTGCGCGCTGGCCGCCCTGTTCGTCAGCGGCCGGGTCTCCGACCGCATCGGCAGGCGCCGGCCCGTGCTGGTCGTCCTGCTCCTGCTCGGCGGGTGCGGCACCCTGCTGGCCGTGTTCGTCTCGCCCTGGGTCGGGCTCGGCGCGCTGTGCCTGGCCGCGATGGGTTTCAAACCGGCCTCCCCGGTCTTCTGGACCATCCCGCAGAGCTACCTCGACGCCCGCGCCGCGGCCCCCGGCATCGCGCTGATCAACTCGATCGGCAACCTCGGCGGGTTCGTCGCCCCCACCGCCTTCGGCATCATCGAGGACACGACCGGCTCGACCAAGGGCGGCCTGGTCGGGCTGACCGTCGTCGGCTTCCTGGCCGCGCTGAGCGTGCTGCTGGTGCGCGGCGGCGGACGCAACGACCGGGTCCGCACCCGGCCGGCCAGGGCGGTCGCGGCGCCCGCGCCGGAGACCACCCCGGGCGCCGCCCGGACCGCGCAGCCGGGTCCTGCCACCGCCTGA
- a CDS encoding glucarate dehydratase family protein, which produces MTRDLTITAVHLTPILVADPPLLNTQGVHQPYTPRLIVEVETADGVTGVGETYGDAKYLELARPFAAKLVGRQVSDLNGLFTLADEVAVDSSRVFGQVDVGGLRGVQTADKLRLSVVSGFEVACLDALGKALGLPVHALLGGKVRDAVEYSAYLFYKWADHPEGVASEKDDWGAAVDPAGVVAQARAFTERYGFTSFKLKGGVFPPEEEIAAVKALAEAFPGHPLRLDPNGAWSVETSLKVAAELGDVLEYLEDPALGTPAMAEVAAKTGVPLATNMCVTTFAEIQEAFTKGAVQVVLSDHHYWGGLRNTQQLAAVCRTFGVGVSMHSNTHLGISLAAMTHVAATVPDLHHACDSHYPWQSEDVLTERLAFDGGKVAVSDAPGLGVALDRERLAFLHRRWLDDDGTLRDRDDAAAMRVADPEWVTPSVPRW; this is translated from the coding sequence GTGACCCGCGATCTCACCATCACGGCCGTCCACCTGACGCCGATCCTGGTCGCCGACCCGCCCCTGCTGAACACCCAGGGCGTGCACCAGCCGTACACCCCCCGCCTGATCGTCGAGGTGGAGACCGCCGACGGCGTCACCGGCGTCGGCGAGACCTACGGCGACGCCAAGTACCTGGAGCTGGCCCGCCCGTTCGCCGCCAAGCTGGTCGGCCGTCAGGTGTCCGACCTGAACGGCCTGTTCACCCTCGCCGACGAGGTCGCCGTCGACTCCTCCCGGGTCTTCGGACAGGTGGACGTCGGGGGACTGCGCGGCGTCCAGACCGCCGACAAGCTGCGCCTGTCCGTCGTCTCCGGCTTCGAGGTCGCCTGCCTCGACGCCCTCGGCAAGGCGCTCGGCCTGCCCGTGCACGCGCTGCTCGGCGGCAAGGTCCGCGACGCCGTCGAGTACAGCGCGTACCTCTTCTACAAGTGGGCCGACCACCCCGAGGGCGTGGCGAGCGAGAAGGACGACTGGGGCGCCGCCGTCGACCCGGCAGGAGTCGTCGCCCAGGCCCGCGCCTTCACCGAGCGGTACGGCTTCACCTCCTTCAAGCTCAAGGGCGGCGTCTTCCCGCCGGAGGAGGAGATCGCCGCGGTCAAGGCCCTCGCCGAGGCGTTCCCCGGACACCCCCTGCGCCTGGACCCCAACGGCGCCTGGTCCGTGGAGACCTCCCTGAAGGTCGCGGCGGAACTCGGGGACGTCCTGGAGTACCTGGAGGACCCCGCGCTCGGCACCCCGGCGATGGCCGAGGTCGCCGCGAAGACCGGGGTGCCGCTCGCGACGAACATGTGCGTGACGACGTTCGCCGAGATCCAGGAGGCGTTCACCAAGGGCGCCGTGCAGGTCGTGCTCTCCGACCACCACTACTGGGGCGGACTGCGCAACACCCAGCAACTGGCCGCCGTCTGCCGCACCTTCGGCGTCGGCGTCTCCATGCACTCCAACACCCACCTGGGCATCAGCCTCGCGGCGATGACCCACGTCGCGGCCACCGTTCCCGACCTCCACCACGCCTGCGACTCCCACTACCCCTGGCAGTCCGAGGACGTGCTCACCGAACGGCTCGCCTTCGACGGCGGCAAGGTCGCCGTCTCCGACGCCCCCGGCCTCGGCGTCGCACTCGACCGCGAGCGCCTGGCGTTCCTGCACCGGCGCTGGCTCGACGACGACGGCACGCTCCGCGACCGCGACGACGCGGCGGCGATGCGGGTCGCCGACCCGGAGTGGGTCACCCCGTCCGTGCCCCGCTGGTGA
- a CDS encoding IclR family transcriptional regulator: MSETGDATPGGVREVKSAARTVELLEVLAARGDRPARLQELADELGVPRSSMYALLQTLISRGWVRTDVTGSLYGIGIHALLTGTSYLDSDPRVRAVRPYLDEASEALGETIHLGRLDGHDVAYLATRESHEYLRTISRVGRRLPAHVGALGKALLAERPDADLPEGPYEAFTPNTHTGREALAADLARTRERGYSVDREEGVAGIVGFGFALRYDVPALDAVSCSVPVARLTPDHEARIVAVMREIRAKLEATVPVGGGSIHWR, translated from the coding sequence ATGTCGGAGACTGGGGACGCGACGCCGGGCGGCGTCCGCGAGGTGAAGTCCGCGGCGCGCACAGTGGAGTTGCTGGAGGTGCTGGCCGCGCGCGGCGACCGTCCGGCCCGCCTCCAGGAACTGGCGGACGAACTGGGGGTGCCGCGCAGTTCGATGTACGCGCTGCTGCAGACCCTGATCTCGCGCGGCTGGGTCCGCACCGACGTCACCGGCTCGCTCTACGGCATCGGCATCCACGCCCTGCTCACCGGCACCAGCTACCTGGACTCCGACCCCCGGGTGCGGGCGGTGCGGCCGTATCTCGACGAGGCGTCCGAGGCGCTGGGCGAGACCATCCACCTGGGGCGGCTGGACGGGCACGACGTGGCGTACCTGGCCACCCGGGAGTCGCACGAGTACCTGCGCACGATCAGCCGGGTGGGACGCCGGCTGCCCGCGCACGTGGGCGCGCTCGGCAAGGCGCTGCTGGCGGAGCGGCCGGACGCGGACCTGCCCGAGGGGCCGTACGAGGCGTTCACCCCGAACACGCACACCGGCAGGGAGGCCCTGGCGGCCGACCTCGCCCGGACCAGGGAGCGCGGATACTCCGTCGACCGCGAGGAGGGCGTGGCCGGCATCGTCGGTTTCGGCTTCGCGCTGCGCTACGACGTCCCGGCGCTGGACGCGGTCAGCTGCTCGGTGCCGGTGGCCCGGCTGACGCCGGATCACGAGGCGCGGATCGTGGCGGTGATGCGGGAGATCAGGGCAAAACTGGAGGCGACGGTTCCGGTCGGAGGCGGCTCGATCCACTGGCGTTAG
- a CDS encoding 5-dehydro-4-deoxyglucarate dehydratase has protein sequence MTSAGPGSDPGTGRAAVVRRLREGMAASVLSFPLTSFHEDGSFDADGYRAYVAERLAAGPGALFPACGTGEFFSLDEDEYRQAVAIAVEETAGSVPVVAGTGYGWAQALRFARIAEDAGADALLVMPHYLTAAPQDGLVAQMERIAAGTRLPLIAYQRGQVAYTAESVRRLTRVPGVIGLKDGHSDLDRLQRAVLAAPDDFLFFNGAATAEVQARAYAAVGVPAYSSAVHAFAPEIANAFLAALRGGDTGTVDKLLRDFYVPLVELRDRVPGYAVSLVKAAARLRGCPVGPVRAPLTDPSPADLAALTTLLTTGLDLVGAAL, from the coding sequence ATGACGAGTGCGGGCCCCGGCTCCGACCCCGGCACCGGTCGGGCAGCCGTCGTCCGGCGGCTGCGCGAAGGCATGGCGGCGAGCGTGCTGTCCTTCCCGCTGACCAGCTTCCACGAGGACGGCTCCTTCGACGCCGACGGATACCGGGCCTACGTCGCCGAACGGCTCGCCGCCGGTCCCGGAGCCCTCTTCCCCGCCTGCGGCACCGGCGAGTTCTTCTCCCTGGACGAGGACGAGTACCGGCAGGCGGTCGCCATCGCCGTCGAAGAGACGGCCGGGAGCGTGCCGGTCGTCGCCGGGACCGGCTACGGCTGGGCGCAGGCCCTGCGGTTCGCGCGCATCGCCGAGGACGCGGGTGCCGACGCCCTCCTCGTCATGCCGCACTACCTCACCGCCGCCCCGCAGGACGGACTGGTCGCCCAGATGGAGCGGATCGCCGCGGGCACCCGGCTCCCGCTCATCGCCTACCAGCGCGGCCAGGTCGCCTACACCGCCGAGTCCGTCCGGCGCCTGACCCGCGTCCCCGGCGTGATCGGCCTCAAGGACGGCCACAGCGACCTCGACCGCCTCCAGCGCGCGGTCCTCGCCGCGCCCGACGACTTCCTGTTCTTCAACGGCGCCGCCACCGCCGAGGTCCAGGCCCGCGCCTACGCCGCCGTCGGCGTACCCGCCTACTCCTCCGCCGTGCACGCCTTCGCGCCCGAGATCGCGAACGCCTTCCTCGCCGCCCTGCGCGGCGGCGACACCGGCACGGTCGACAAGCTGCTGCGCGACTTCTACGTCCCCCTCGTCGAACTGCGCGACCGCGTCCCCGGCTACGCCGTGTCCCTGGTGAAGGCGGCGGCCCGGCTGCGCGGCTGCCCCGTCGGCCCCGTCCGCGCCCCCCTCACCGACCCGTCGCCCGCCGACCTCGCCGCCCTCACGACCCTGCTCACCACCGGACTCGACCTCGTAGGAGCCGCCCTGTGA
- a CDS encoding helix-turn-helix transcriptional regulator, which produces MPDVITRAGTAGRDRRRSELREFLMSRRARVSPAEVGLPDGGARRRTPGLRREEVAVLAGVGASWYQWLEQGRDISVSPQVLDAVGRVLRLSNTERRHLYVLAGLNPPAAEVEPSKRDMCEGLRRLIDTWMPYPAHIMDRYYNCVLYNDAAATVLGMRPETTWNCILDFFTDPLYRSRARNWEHNARTVVAQFRATCAANPDDEGFQQVLADLTGASAEFAALWEERDIEDAGQIRKELDHPLVGLLSLESTALQVPARPDLTIVLHTPLEEANTAAKLEWLASPEGRRGAMYPVAG; this is translated from the coding sequence GTGCCGGACGTGATCACGAGGGCCGGGACCGCGGGCCGGGACCGGCGCCGCAGTGAGCTGCGGGAGTTCTTGATGAGCCGCCGGGCGCGGGTGTCCCCGGCCGAGGTCGGCCTGCCGGACGGCGGGGCGCGGCGCCGCACGCCGGGGCTGCGCCGCGAGGAGGTGGCCGTGCTCGCCGGGGTGGGCGCGTCCTGGTACCAGTGGCTGGAGCAGGGCCGCGACATCTCCGTCTCCCCGCAGGTGCTGGACGCGGTCGGCCGGGTGCTGCGGCTCAGCAACACCGAGCGCCGCCATCTGTACGTGCTGGCGGGGCTGAACCCGCCCGCGGCCGAGGTGGAGCCGTCGAAGCGGGACATGTGCGAGGGGCTGCGGCGCCTGATCGACACGTGGATGCCGTATCCGGCGCACATCATGGACCGCTACTACAACTGCGTGCTGTACAACGACGCGGCGGCGACGGTGCTGGGCATGCGGCCCGAGACGACGTGGAACTGCATCCTCGACTTCTTCACCGACCCCCTCTACCGCTCCCGGGCCCGCAACTGGGAGCACAACGCGCGCACGGTCGTCGCCCAGTTCCGCGCCACCTGCGCGGCCAACCCGGACGACGAGGGCTTCCAGCAGGTACTGGCGGACCTGACGGGGGCCAGCGCCGAGTTCGCCGCGCTGTGGGAGGAGCGGGACATCGAGGACGCGGGGCAGATCCGCAAGGAGCTGGACCACCCGCTGGTCGGCCTCCTCAGCCTGGAGTCGACGGCGCTCCAGGTCCCGGCCCGCCCCGACCTGACGATCGTGCTGCACACGCCGCTGGAGGAGGCGAACACGGCGGCGAAGCTGGAGTGGCTGGCGTCGCCGGAGGGCCGGCGCGGGGCGATGTACCCGGTGGCGGGGTGA
- a CDS encoding carbohydrate kinase family protein gives MPADERTHRHVSPEGSHRHPQVDPLAALRTPQDPPWDVYLTGTVFLDVIFTGLDSAPVRGTESWARGMGSSPGGIANMATALARLGLRTSLAAAFGDDHYGDYCWDALAQGEGIDLSPSRTVPGWHSPVTVSMAYEGERTMVSHGHEPPPEEPSPDCPPRARAAVASLTPGVRAPWIAQAAARGTRVFADVGWDDTGAWDLAGLPDLAHCEAFLPNAEEAMRYTGATCPRAAAHALTEHVPLAVVTLGADGAYAVDRRTGESAEVPAIEVEALDPTGAGDVFVAGFVTGTLAGWPLADRLAFAGLTAALSVQEFGGSLAAPGWCEIATWWRKVQSVESQDPTALRRYAFLADLVPDAQPGSWPLRRAVPTIGFRRPTP, from the coding sequence ATGCCGGCCGACGAGAGAACGCACCGCCACGTCTCGCCCGAGGGATCGCACCGCCACCCCCAGGTCGATCCCCTGGCCGCCCTGCGCACCCCGCAGGACCCGCCCTGGGACGTGTATCTGACCGGTACGGTCTTCCTCGACGTGATCTTCACCGGGCTCGACTCCGCCCCGGTGCGCGGGACCGAGTCCTGGGCCCGGGGGATGGGGTCGAGCCCGGGCGGCATCGCCAACATGGCGACCGCGCTGGCCCGCCTCGGCCTGCGCACCTCGCTGGCCGCCGCCTTCGGCGACGACCACTACGGCGACTACTGCTGGGACGCGCTCGCCCAGGGCGAGGGCATCGACCTGTCCCCGTCCCGCACCGTGCCCGGCTGGCACTCGCCGGTGACGGTCTCGATGGCGTACGAGGGGGAGCGCACGATGGTCTCCCACGGCCACGAACCGCCGCCGGAGGAGCCGTCTCCCGACTGCCCGCCCCGCGCGCGTGCGGCCGTCGCTTCCCTCACGCCCGGTGTCCGCGCCCCCTGGATCGCCCAGGCCGCCGCGCGCGGCACCCGCGTCTTCGCCGACGTCGGCTGGGACGACACCGGCGCCTGGGACCTGGCCGGACTGCCCGACCTGGCGCACTGCGAGGCCTTCCTGCCGAACGCGGAGGAGGCCATGCGCTACACCGGCGCCACCTGTCCCCGCGCCGCCGCACACGCCCTGACCGAGCACGTGCCGCTCGCCGTGGTCACCCTCGGCGCGGACGGCGCGTACGCGGTGGACCGGCGCACGGGGGAGAGCGCCGAGGTCCCGGCCATCGAGGTGGAGGCCCTGGACCCGACCGGCGCCGGGGACGTGTTCGTGGCCGGCTTCGTCACCGGCACCCTGGCCGGCTGGCCGCTCGCCGACCGGCTCGCCTTCGCGGGCCTGACCGCGGCCCTGTCCGTCCAGGAGTTCGGCGGCTCGCTGGCGGCACCCGGCTGGTGCGAGATCGCCACCTGGTGGCGCAAGGTCCAGTCGGTCGAGAGCCAGGACCCGACGGCCCTGCGCCGCTACGCCTTCCTGGCCGACCTGGTCCCCGACGCCCAGCCCGGCTCCTGGCCCCTGCGCCGCGCGGTCCCGACGATCGGCTTCCGCCGCCCGACACCCTGA
- a CDS encoding MmcQ/YjbR family DNA-binding protein, producing the protein MTPGELRDLCLSFNAAVEDFPFNPETSVFKVLGKMFALTSLDGRPLTVNLKCDPDDALRLRREHPGLIVPGWHMNKRHWNTVTVGAGPDAGRLPDRVVRELVEDSYDLVVAGLPRAERLRLDRP; encoded by the coding sequence ATGACCCCCGGGGAACTGCGCGACCTCTGCCTGTCCTTCAACGCCGCGGTGGAGGACTTCCCCTTCAACCCGGAGACCTCGGTCTTCAAGGTGCTGGGGAAGATGTTCGCGCTGACCTCGCTGGACGGACGCCCGCTCACCGTCAACCTCAAGTGCGACCCGGACGACGCGCTCCGGCTGCGCCGCGAGCACCCGGGCCTGATCGTGCCCGGCTGGCACATGAACAAGCGGCACTGGAACACCGTGACGGTGGGTGCCGGGCCGGACGCGGGACGGCTCCCGGACCGTGTCGTCCGGGAGCTCGTGGAGGACTCGTACGACCTCGTCGTCGCCGGTCTACCGCGCGCGGAGCGGCTCCGCCTCGACCGCCCCTGA